In Microbacterium foliorum, the following proteins share a genomic window:
- a CDS encoding DUF2273 domain-containing protein gives MTPTTTGALIGALLALAALLFGFWGFLLMALFAGIGAIIGRIASGKLDVRGLADAFTGRRTS, from the coding sequence ATGACCCCCACCACCACCGGCGCCCTGATCGGTGCGCTCCTCGCCCTCGCAGCTCTGTTGTTCGGGTTCTGGGGCTTCCTCCTCATGGCCCTGTTCGCAGGTATCGGGGCGATCATCGGCAGGATCGCCTCCGGCAAGCTCGACGTCCGCGGTCTCGCAGACGCGTTCACGGGGCGGCGCACCTCCTGA